One part of the Clostridium thermosuccinogenes genome encodes these proteins:
- the rpsB gene encoding 30S ribosomal protein S2: MSVISMKQLLEAGVHFGHQTRRWNPKMAEYIFTERNGIYIIDLQKTVKKIEEAYFFVREAAMNGEDVLFVGTKKQAQEAIKEEAERCGQFYVNARWLGGMLTNFKTIRKRIDRLNQLEEMQNTGVFDVLPKKEVIKLKKEMADLEKNLGGIKNLKRLPGAMFVVDPRKERNAILEARRLGIPVVAIVDTNCDPDEVDYVIPGNDDAIRAVKLIASKIADAIIEGRQGEQLTDSGVEETVEQEESFETEAVAELEAEPAAEAQVEA, translated from the coding sequence ATGTCAGTTATTTCAATGAAGCAATTGCTGGAAGCCGGTGTGCATTTCGGACACCAGACCAGAAGATGGAATCCTAAGATGGCCGAATATATCTTTACAGAGAGGAACGGTATATATATTATCGATCTCCAGAAGACTGTAAAGAAAATAGAAGAGGCTTATTTCTTTGTTCGTGAAGCCGCAATGAACGGTGAGGATGTGCTGTTTGTAGGAACCAAGAAGCAGGCACAGGAAGCGATTAAAGAAGAAGCCGAAAGATGCGGTCAATTCTATGTCAACGCCAGATGGTTGGGCGGCATGCTCACCAACTTCAAGACTATCAGAAAGAGGATTGACAGGCTGAATCAGCTGGAAGAAATGCAGAATACCGGTGTGTTCGATGTACTGCCCAAGAAGGAAGTCATCAAGCTTAAGAAGGAAATGGCAGACCTGGAGAAGAACCTGGGTGGTATAAAGAACCTCAAGAGACTGCCGGGAGCTATGTTTGTGGTTGACCCGAGGAAAGAGAGAAATGCGATCCTCGAAGCCAGAAGACTTGGTATACCTGTAGTCGCTATTGTTGACACAAACTGCGATCCTGACGAAGTTGATTATGTAATCCCTGGCAATGACGATGCCATCAGGGCTGTCAAATTGATAGCTTCAAAAATTGCCGATGCAATAATTGAAGGCAGACAGGGCGAACAGCTTACAGATTCCGGAGTTGAGGAAACTGTAGAGCAGGAAGAAAGTTTTGAGACAGAAGCAGTAGCAGAGTTGGAAGCAGAACCTGCAGCTGAAGCACAAGTAGAAGCATAA